One Cryptomeria japonica chromosome 9, Sugi_1.0, whole genome shotgun sequence genomic window carries:
- the LOC131075981 gene encoding uncharacterized protein LOC131075981, which produces MRKFVKMRMSCNGCRVLRKGCSESCILRPCLEWIRSAEAQANATVFLAKFYGRSGLMKLLNSGPNHQRPVIFRSLLYEACGRIINPIYGSVGLQWTGNWHSCQAAVESVLKGHPLQMEGPPDSPTSDCSDTKPSPSRLIDSILTDRPLKLRNRCRFKRSLHRKPTTHLEKLDVTTDSQACNIKWPSSCPKEFESMFQVAQEENQMKACNNKKITTYSVQDIVKAEATVEPAQVQGEVANEEAVEEIFYSNDMEIFSDDSHGKEIDENDVELELRLGSQASHEAVQILQDFKQSHRLWSSKNGCKYHPLPNFTSLSLALS; this is translated from the exons ATGAGAAAG TTTGTGAAGATGAGGATGAGCTGCAATGGATGCAGAGTCCTGCGAAAGGGGTGTAGTGAATCATGTATACTAAGGCCTTGCCTAGAATGGATACGAAGTGCTGAAGCTCAAGCAAATGCAACAGTTTTCCTAGCCAAGTTCTATGGACGTTCTGGCCTTATGAAGCTTCTAAACTCTGGTCCAAACCATCAAAGACCCG TTATATTCAGGTCCCTTCTCTATGAAGCTTGTGGAAGAATTATAAATCCCATATATGGATCTGTGGGGCTCCAGTGGACTGGCAATTGGCATAGCTGTCAAGCTGCAGTAGAAAGTGTTCTCAAGGGGCATCCATTACAAATGGAGGGACCTCCTGATTCTCCAACTTCAGATTGCTCAGATACAAAGCCATCTCCATCAAGATTAATTGATTCAATCTTAACAGACAGACCTCTCAAACTCAGGAACAGGTGTCGATTCAAGCGTTCTCTGCATAGAAAACCAACCACCCATTTAGAAAAGCTCGATGTTACCACTGATTCTCAAGCCTGCAACATAAAATGGCCCAGTTCTTGTCCAAAAGAATTTGAATCAAT GTTTCAGGTAGCCCAAGAGGAGAATCAAATGAAGGCCTGCAATAACAAGAAGATTACAACTTATTCAGTCCAGGATATTGTGAAGGCAGAGGCCACTGTTGAACCTGCACAAGTTCAAGGAGAAGTGGCAAACGAAGAAGCAGTGGAAGAAATATTTTACAGTAATGATATGGAGATTTTCAGTGATGATAGCCATGGTAAAGAGATTGATGAGAATGATGTGGAATTAGAACTTAGACTTGGATCTCAAGCTTCCCATGAAGCAGTACAGATCCTCCAAGATTTCAAACAGTCTCACAGGCTTTGGAGTAGTAAAAATGGGTGCAAGTATCATCCTCTTCCTAACTTCACATCTCTTAGCCTTGCTTTGAGCTAA
- the LOC131075992 gene encoding uncharacterized protein LOC131075992, translating to MVRRWAKARWKLKGSVDISTMPGGLFLFKFTTKEDLTFVLSGSWAYGKHILTLAKWNPGFDPSVQLNRMAPVWVRFSSLLREFWDEQIFRWIGNLFGNYVTADSVTLAKSKLVYAHLCVNVAINKVLPNFVSLNSKWGKWSQAIVYENATLFCQKCAKQGHMFAECKTSTTAEPKLKEKAIVDDPISPSAPSSSAPLGLPNVCESSD from the coding sequence ATGGTTAGGCGATGGGCTAAGGCAAGATGGAAATTAAAGGGAAGCGTGGATATCTCGACTATGCCAGGAGGTCTCTTCCTTTTCAAGTTTACTACAAAGGAAGACCTGACATTTGTCCTCTCAGGCTCTTGGGCCTATGGAAAACATATTCTAACTCTTGCTAAATGGAATCCTGGGTTTGACCCCTCAGTTCAACTCAATCGCATGGCTCCTGTTTGGGTTAGGTTCTCTAGCCTCCTGAGGGAATTCTGGGATGAACAGATCTTCCGCTGGATTGGGAACTTGTTCGGCAACTATGTTACTGCAGACTCGGTCACTCTTGCTAAATCCAAGTTGGTTTATGCTCATTTATGTGTTAATGTTGCTATTAACAAAGTGCTTCCCAACTTTGTTTCTCTAaactcaaaatggggaaaatggtcccaggcCATTGTCTATGAAAATGCTACCCTTTTTTGTCAGAAATGTGCTAAACAAGGGCATATGTTTGCTGAGTGTAAGACCTCAACGACTGCAGAACCCAAGCTAAAAGAAAAGGCTATTGTGGATGATCCCATCAGCCCAAGTGCTCCCTCTTCTTCAGCCCCTTTGGGGCTTCCTAATGTGTGTGAGAGCTCTGATTAA